A stretch of Lathyrus oleraceus cultivar Zhongwan6 chromosome 6, CAAS_Psat_ZW6_1.0, whole genome shotgun sequence DNA encodes these proteins:
- the LOC127092479 gene encoding type IV inositol polyphosphate 5-phosphatase 9, giving the protein MPAKLVEVMWPALVANKILHKRLGSRNFVADYQSYTDPLLGITSDDQLSITTNSILNDHRDTEKYKVFVSTWNIGGIAPDEGLNIEDLLETCSKSFDIYVFGFQEIVPLKASNVLGSEDNKISTKWNSLIREALNKRTHHYCCKDIESDDDNIKQDLKGNIPGQQCKSASQDFHCIISKQMVGIMISVWVRSDLSPFIRHPCVSCVGCGIMGCLGNKGSVSVRFLLHETSFCFVCSHLASGGKEGDEKHRNSNVAEIFSRTSFPKGTLLDLPRKILDHDHVILLGDLNYRISMPEETTRLLVEKRDWDSLLENDQLKMELVNGHILRGWHEGTIKFAPTYKYFPNSDLYYGCCYHGSKKAAKKRSPAWCDRVIWFGNGLKQIEYSRSESKLSDHRPVKALFTAEVKVSSSFKNLSSLFMSERFEQIKNVFQVSPEFACKKQSSFRL; this is encoded by the exons ATGCCTGCAAAACTAGTAGAA GTTATGTGGCCTGCATTAGTTGCTAATAAGATACTCCATAAGAGACTTGGAAGCAGAAATTTTGTAGCAGATTATCAAAGTTATACAGATCCTTTATTAGGTATCACAAGTGATGATCAGTTATCTATTACCACCAATTCCATTCTTAATGATCATCGCGATACCGAAAAGTACAA GGTTTTTGTGAGTACATGGAACATAGGTGGAATTGCACCAGATGAAGGATTGAATATTGAGGATTTGTTGGAGACATGCAGCAAGTCATTCGATATCTATGTATTCGG GTTTCAAGAAATTGTGCCACTAAAAGCATCGAATGTATTGGGATCAGAAGATAACAAGATATCAACAAAATGGAATTCTTTAATAAGAGAAGCTTTAAACAAGAGAACACATCACTACTGTTGCAAAGATATTGAAAGTGATGATGATAATATAAAGCAAGATTTGAAAGGAAATATTCCAGGTCAGCAGTGCAAATCAGCCTCACAAGATTTTCATTGTATCATTAGCAAGCAAATGGTTGGTATAATGATATCTGTGTGGGTTAGAAGTGACCTTAGTCCATTCATAAGACATCCATGTGTCTCTTGTGTTGGTTGTGGCATCATGGGTTGCTTAGGCAACAAG GGTTCAGTATCTGTGAGATTTCTGTTACATGAAACAAGCTTCTGCTTTGTATGCAGCCATCTAGCTTCTGGTGGAAAGGAAGGAGATGAGAAGCACAGAAATTCCAACGTTGCTGAAATATTTTCTAGGACAAGTTTTCCTAAAGGCACTCTTTTGGATTTACCAAGAAAGATTCTTGATCATGA TCATGTAATATTGCTTGGAGATTTAAATTATAGAATTTCTATGCCGGAAGAAACTACACGTTTATTGGTTGAAAAAAGAGACTGGGATTCCCTATTAGAAAATGATCAG CTAAAGATGGAGCTAGTGAATGGACACATTTTAAGAGGTTGGCATGAAGGGACAATCAAATTTGCTCCAACCTACAAGTATTTTCCAAATTCAGATTTGTACTATGGATGTTGTTATCATGGAAGCAAAAAAGCAGCAAAGAAAAGATCACCAGCATG GTGTGATAGAGTTATATGGTTTGGCAATGGTTTAAAGCAAATTGAGTATTCAAGAAGTGAATCAAAGTTATCGGATCATAGGCCTGTTAAGGCATTGTTTACAGCTGAAGTAAAGGtttcatcatcattcaaaaaCTTGTCAAGTTTGTTTATGTCGGAAAGATTTGAACAAATTAAAAATGTATTTCAAGTTTCTCCCGAGTTTGCATGTAAAAAACAATCAAGTTTTCGTTTGTAA